From a region of the Myxococcales bacterium genome:
- a CDS encoding flagellar assembly protein FliW codes for MSESQQIENIVVESTRFGRLEVHSDKVIHLLGGLLGFPKSQRFVMLDHDKDSPFKWLQSMDEPFLAVPVTDPKVFFPDYHIRIKRDELATLRVTSAEELVVMVVLSLRTDPADMTANLKGPIIIHAQKLIGRQVVLKESPFSTRHLLFPELRNEQPREEVDSQDF; via the coding sequence GTGAGCGAATCGCAACAAATTGAAAACATCGTCGTGGAATCCACCCGCTTCGGGCGGCTGGAAGTTCATTCCGATAAAGTCATTCACCTGCTGGGCGGCCTGCTGGGATTTCCCAAATCGCAGCGCTTCGTGATGTTGGATCACGATAAGGATTCGCCGTTTAAATGGCTTCAGTCGATGGATGAACCCTTTTTGGCGGTTCCCGTGACCGATCCGAAGGTGTTTTTCCCCGATTATCATATCCGCATCAAGCGCGACGAATTGGCGACCCTCCGCGTGACCAGCGCCGAGGAATTGGTGGTCATGGTCGTATTGAGTCTACGGACCGATCCGGCCGACATGACGGCCAACTTGAAGGGCCCGATCATCATCCACGCCCAGAAATTAATCGGCAGGCAGGTTGTACTCAAGGAATCGCCTTTCTCGACGCGGCACTTGCTGTTCCCCGAATTGCGCAACGAGCAGCCGCGCGAAGAAGTCGACTCCCAAGACTTCTGA
- the csrA gene encoding carbon storage regulator CsrA, with protein MLILTRKSGEMIAIGDDIKIYIQEVRGNQVKIGIKAPSDVTVHREEVYLRIQEENRVAAKATAEQMKAAMDLLDKRKKAQQQS; from the coding sequence ATGCTCATCTTGACGCGGAAATCGGGGGAGATGATCGCCATCGGCGATGACATTAAAATTTACATTCAAGAAGTCCGCGGAAACCAAGTAAAAATCGGGATCAAGGCGCCGTCGGATGTCACGGTTCACCGCGAGGAAGTCTATCTTCGCATTCAGGAAGAAAACCGGGTGGCGGCCAAGGCGACGGCGGAACAAATGAAGGCTGCCATGGATTTGTTGGACAAGCGCAAGAAGGCGCAACAACAAAGCTAA
- the fliS gene encoding flagellar export chaperone FliS, with product MVAQHKNQANLAMYRNTEVNTANRLKLLIMLYEGTLRFGQRAEDALAAGNLAEKGVMISKMLAIVSELRSTLDHGKAPEVAGNLERLYEFIHEKLVQANIRNDVQLLRDAMRVLRILHSAWVEVSRKPQAELAVKQPDSQAEAVKKASTGAQADNYVHLSV from the coding sequence GTGGTTGCCCAGCACAAAAACCAAGCCAATCTGGCGATGTACCGCAACACGGAAGTCAATACGGCCAACCGGCTGAAACTTCTCATCATGTTGTATGAAGGCACCTTGCGATTCGGGCAGCGCGCTGAGGATGCCCTGGCGGCCGGCAATCTCGCCGAGAAAGGCGTGATGATCAGCAAAATGCTGGCGATCGTCAGCGAATTGCGCAGCACGCTCGATCACGGCAAAGCCCCTGAAGTCGCCGGAAATCTCGAGCGCCTTTACGAATTCATTCACGAAAAACTGGTCCAGGCGAACATCAGAAACGACGTGCAATTGCTGCGCGACGCCATGCGCGTCCTGCGCATCCTGCACTCGGCCTGGGTGGAAGTCAGCCGGAAACCGCAGGCCGAACTGGCCGTCAAGCAACCCGACAGCCAGGCGGAGGCGGTGAAAAAAGCCAGCACCGGCGCCCAAGCCGACAACTACGTTCACCTCAGCGTCTGA
- a CDS encoding flagellar protein FlaG — protein sequence MSMAVDKAGLIARTVSLYLPSKAVNPESNRTSDKQAKQVAMDDAAEETAASEQTDGKQAKQRVEAKDQGKRLDALAEKFGYNIRTTRMEFTKDEATGRVIITVRDRKTNEVIREIPPEEMQQVAKTLKELADESQLKGNIVETVT from the coding sequence ATGTCCATGGCGGTTGATAAAGCCGGATTAATTGCCAGGACGGTCTCTCTCTACCTGCCGTCGAAAGCGGTGAACCCCGAGAGCAATCGAACGTCGGACAAGCAAGCGAAACAGGTGGCGATGGACGATGCCGCCGAGGAAACCGCCGCTTCCGAACAAACCGATGGCAAACAAGCGAAACAACGCGTGGAAGCGAAAGACCAGGGCAAGCGCCTCGATGCTCTGGCAGAAAAATTCGGCTACAATATTCGGACGACGAGGATGGAATTCACCAAGGATGAAGCGACAGGCCGTGTAATCATCACGGTCCGCGATCGGAAGACCAACGAGGTCATTCGCGAGATCCCTCCCGAGGAAATGCAACAAGTGGCGAAGACCTTGAAAGAATTAGCCGATGAGAGTCAACTAAAAGGCAACATCGTCGAAACGGTGACTTGA
- the flgL gene encoding flagellar hook-associated protein FlgL, whose translation MRVTLSMLYGNVTRYINMNTQKYYQLQESLLSQKRINRPSDDPVSMTQVMDLRKMITEFDQYDRNISSAQTFVSQTEVALGNVVDRLQRAIELTVDVNDSLNGTSEFAEAAQEMRDIFTEILSSANSKIGNRYIFGGFETTTKPFDDTGSYVGGASGQNIDIEVGRGQYLTVNFTGDDVFTGTTNVMQIVQDAADAIESGDQDAITASLADLQAALDHVLVYTTTNGAISNRIDIASEDNTDLRDAFKAVLSDTEDIDLTQVSSEFALQEQVLEANRLVSARLMEQNILDFLA comes from the coding sequence ATGCGTGTCACCTTGAGCATGCTGTACGGCAACGTCACGCGCTACATCAATATGAACACGCAGAAGTACTATCAATTGCAGGAATCCCTGCTTTCCCAAAAACGCATCAACCGCCCGTCCGACGATCCGGTTTCGATGACCCAGGTCATGGATCTGCGCAAGATGATCACCGAATTCGATCAGTACGACCGCAATATCAGCAGCGCGCAAACCTTCGTTTCGCAAACGGAAGTCGCTTTGGGCAACGTGGTGGATCGGCTGCAACGTGCGATCGAACTGACGGTCGATGTCAACGACTCCTTGAACGGGACGTCGGAATTCGCGGAAGCGGCGCAGGAAATGCGCGATATTTTCACCGAAATATTGAGTAGCGCCAATTCCAAAATCGGCAATCGCTACATTTTCGGCGGCTTCGAAACAACCACCAAACCCTTTGACGATACGGGGAGTTACGTGGGCGGCGCATCCGGTCAAAACATCGACATCGAGGTTGGGCGCGGCCAATATCTCACCGTCAATTTTACCGGCGACGACGTCTTCACGGGGACGACCAACGTCATGCAGATCGTTCAGGACGCCGCCGACGCCATTGAATCGGGCGACCAGGACGCCATTACCGCCTCGCTGGCGGATTTGCAGGCCGCTCTGGACCACGTTCTGGTCTATACAACCACCAATGGCGCGATCAGCAACCGGATCGATATTGCCAGCGAAGACAATACCGATTTACGGGACGCGTTTAAAGCGGTCTTGTCCGACACCGAGGACATCGATCTCACCCAGGTTAGCTCCGAATTTGCTCTTCAGGAACAGGTTTTGGAGGCCAACCGGCTCGTTTCCGCCAGATTGATGGAGCAAAACATACTGGACTTTCTCGCCTGA
- a CDS encoding flagellar protein FlgN: MQDKYQQLIGLLGDELRLFTEFRSLLDQEPEAIRTFNTEQLDALTNGKRLLYSRLQSLESRRRRIVGEIARHFGLDPEKATLADLAANAPQAHQEMLRRARDIFKQLAAEVAEKVQFNTKRVDRSLWLIENLRFLMTQGIEEPSTYEELGRKVRRQTRVTGEGGRV; the protein is encoded by the coding sequence ATGCAAGACAAATATCAGCAGCTCATCGGTTTGTTAGGCGACGAACTTCGTCTCTTCACCGAATTCCGGTCCCTCCTCGATCAGGAACCGGAGGCGATCCGCACCTTCAATACCGAACAATTGGACGCCCTCACCAACGGCAAACGCCTGCTGTACAGCCGCCTCCAGAGCCTCGAAAGCCGCCGCCGGCGGATCGTCGGCGAAATCGCCCGTCATTTCGGCCTGGATCCCGAAAAAGCCACGCTCGCCGATCTGGCCGCGAACGCGCCGCAAGCGCATCAAGAGATGCTGCGTCGCGCCCGCGACATTTTCAAGCAGTTGGCGGCCGAAGTCGCCGAAAAGGTGCAGTTCAACACCAAGCGGGTCGATCGTTCGCTGTGGTTGATCGAAAACCTGCGCTTTTTGATGACCCAGGGGATCGAAGAACCCAGCACCTACGAGGAACTGGGCCGTAAAGTCCGCCGCCAGACCCGCGTCACCGGCGAGGGCGGGAGAGTGTAA
- the flgM gene encoding flagellar biosynthesis anti-sigma factor FlgM yields MKVQNQNAMRLELNQLQVHKQSEVQKGTPAAQLPQEKVSLSADAASIRQLSSDVQAPPEPRMDLVNSIKAEVEAGTYQRSSQQVAESMLTSSLVESLYSA; encoded by the coding sequence ATGAAGGTCCAAAACCAAAATGCAATGCGGCTTGAACTGAACCAGTTGCAGGTTCACAAGCAGTCCGAAGTTCAAAAAGGGACGCCGGCCGCGCAGCTTCCGCAAGAAAAAGTTTCGCTCTCGGCGGACGCCGCGTCGATTCGGCAACTCAGTTCGGACGTTCAGGCGCCTCCCGAACCGCGGATGGATCTGGTCAACAGCATCAAAGCCGAAGTCGAAGCGGGCACCTATCAGCGTTCATCCCAGCAGGTGGCCGAATCCATGCTGACCAGCTCTCTGGTCGAATCGCTGTACTCCGCCTGA
- the flgK gene encoding flagellar hook-associated protein FlgK: MGILDLMSIGISAIRAQQAAMEVTAHNVANINTQMYSKEEAQLVTKSPRNESGVYLGTGVNISAVKRTEDRFLNRSMFLGNMDNGYYSSKASSLSEIEEVFNEATEDVGLDAAISDFWTAWSDLANNPEGSAERANLKGLTDTMTSRFHTTYKRLSLIQSNLNLEVKDSVTDINNLLTQIAEVNVQISNIENTGADASDYRTTRNVLMGELSQKIDFKYFESDDGAVHINAGNGRSLVEGSVAGRLEARADPTNNNFYDVIFVSANGKEVNLTDEIEGGELGGILEVRDVNIENAKDELNQIAYTIASEVNAQHELGTNLNGDTGVDFFTPLATVDRAAELITLDPGIDADLNEIAAGQSTSPGDNTNANAIAEISNKATMSGGTATIQEYLSTMVGNLGIDVQNATAQYEQSSAMVDQIANYRDSVTGVSLEEELSNLMKYQQAFQAAARILNSATDLVDILNQMQQ, translated from the coding sequence ATGGGTATCCTCGACTTAATGTCCATCGGCATTTCCGCGATTCGCGCCCAACAGGCGGCGATGGAGGTGACCGCGCACAACGTCGCCAACATCAACACGCAGATGTACTCGAAGGAAGAAGCCCAACTGGTCACGAAATCGCCGCGCAACGAATCCGGCGTTTATCTCGGCACGGGCGTGAACATTTCGGCGGTCAAGCGGACGGAAGACCGCTTTCTCAATCGCAGCATGTTTCTGGGCAACATGGACAACGGCTACTATTCCTCGAAGGCCAGCAGTTTGAGCGAAATCGAGGAAGTGTTCAACGAAGCCACCGAGGACGTGGGATTGGACGCGGCCATCAGCGATTTCTGGACGGCCTGGTCCGATCTGGCCAATAATCCCGAGGGCTCGGCGGAGCGGGCCAATCTGAAAGGATTGACCGATACCATGACTTCGCGCTTTCACACGACCTACAAGCGACTCAGCCTGATTCAGAGTAATCTGAATCTGGAAGTGAAAGACAGCGTCACCGACATCAACAACCTGCTGACCCAGATCGCCGAAGTCAATGTGCAGATTTCCAACATTGAAAACACCGGCGCCGACGCCAGCGACTACCGCACGACCCGGAACGTGCTGATGGGCGAGTTGTCTCAAAAAATCGATTTCAAATATTTCGAATCCGATGACGGCGCCGTGCACATCAACGCCGGCAACGGCCGATCCTTGGTCGAAGGCTCCGTCGCCGGGCGCCTCGAGGCGCGCGCCGACCCCACCAACAACAATTTCTACGATGTCATCTTCGTTTCCGCCAACGGCAAGGAAGTCAATCTGACCGACGAAATCGAAGGCGGCGAGTTGGGTGGTATTCTGGAAGTGCGCGACGTGAATATCGAGAATGCCAAGGACGAATTGAATCAGATCGCCTACACGATCGCCTCCGAGGTCAATGCCCAGCACGAACTCGGCACCAATCTCAACGGCGACACCGGCGTCGATTTCTTCACCCCCTTGGCGACGGTGGATCGGGCGGCGGAGTTGATCACCCTGGATCCCGGCATCGATGCGGACTTGAATGAAATCGCCGCCGGGCAATCCACGTCTCCGGGCGACAACACCAACGCCAACGCGATCGCCGAAATCAGCAACAAAGCGACCATGTCGGGCGGCACGGCGACCATTCAGGAATATCTCAGCACCATGGTCGGCAACCTCGGCATCGACGTTCAGAACGCCACGGCGCAGTACGAACAATCTTCGGCCATGGTCGATCAGATCGCCAATTATCGCGACAGCGTCACCGGCGTTTCGCTGGAGGAGGAACTGTCGAACTTGATGAAATATCAGCAGGCTTTCCAGGCGGCGGCCCGGATTCTCAATTCGGCCACCGACCTGGTGGACATCTTGAATCAGATGCAGCAATAA
- a CDS encoding flagellin FliC: MALRITNNIQSLNAQRQINKSNNGLAKSLERLSSGLRINKAGDDAAGLAISEKLRSNIRALNQASRNSSDGISLVQTAEGAMDEINNMLVRMKELAEQASTGTVGEEERAYLSGEYTALYDEISRISDATKFNDTNLLDGSLDVDIQIGVSDDATTDVLNITVDAVDSGTLGLTANISSVANAQDALSTVSSAISTISSTRASLGALQNRLESVVNNIDTVVENLSSAESRIRDADVASETANLTKYSILVQAGVSILAQANQSPSVALSLLQ, encoded by the coding sequence ATGGCTCTTCGTATTACCAACAATATCCAGTCTTTGAATGCTCAACGCCAGATCAACAAAAGCAATAACGGCTTGGCGAAATCCCTCGAGCGCCTGTCTTCCGGCTTGCGGATCAACAAAGCCGGCGACGACGCCGCGGGTCTGGCCATTTCCGAAAAATTGCGGTCGAACATCCGGGCGTTGAACCAAGCCTCGCGCAACTCCAGCGACGGTATTTCTCTGGTTCAGACCGCTGAAGGCGCGATGGACGAAATCAACAACATGCTGGTCCGTATGAAGGAACTGGCGGAGCAGGCCTCCACCGGTACGGTCGGCGAGGAAGAGCGGGCGTATCTGTCGGGCGAATATACGGCCCTGTACGACGAAATCTCCCGGATTTCCGACGCCACCAAGTTCAACGACACCAATTTGCTGGACGGCTCGCTGGACGTCGACATCCAGATCGGCGTTTCCGACGATGCCACCACCGACGTGTTGAACATCACGGTCGATGCCGTCGACTCGGGCACCCTGGGTTTGACCGCGAACATTTCGTCGGTCGCCAACGCACAGGATGCGCTATCCACCGTGTCGAGCGCGATCAGCACGATTTCCTCGACCCGAGCCAGCCTCGGCGCCTTGCAGAACCGGTTGGAATCGGTCGTCAACAACATCGACACCGTCGTGGAAAACTTGTCCTCCGCCGAAAGCCGTATCCGTGACGCCGACGTGGCGTCGGAAACGGCCAACTTGACCAAGTACAGCATCTTGGTGCAAGCCGGCGTGAGCATTCTGGCTCAAGCGAACCAGTCGCCTTCGGTCGCTCTGAGCCTCTTGCAGTAA
- the fliD gene encoding flagellar filament capping protein FliD translates to MASTVSLSGYASGIDTASIIKQLMAVESKPLSKLNAKKTAYQAQLTVYSDIRTKLSALSTAVEKLNTAREFKKTTVNSTDVDDEHFTVTASSSAEATTHTVKVKSLARASKDISQGFAATTSTIAGGTLKIRTGEDGEWTSITIDSSNNTLEGLRSAINSSGADVTASIMNDGDASNPYRLIITSKETGTANAVEIDTSGLSGTDPVMSFSISQTARDAQVEFDGVTITNSENKIENLVSGITIELKKIDTDNEYSVEVSTNIDGIKENIQDFVNKYNDVIKLLDDKTKADSSGIDSALTQIKRQLRTLISSQVVTSGEFTNMSQFGISTDSTGQLSIDDEELTDALTDHFDSVMNVMAANGSTTNASVRYSSSRAATQAGTYAVQITGVGSNLAGTIGGYSAHKSGTNMLVGDTGTPVEGLAVYFTGSSTGSYGSVTFSAGIMEKFDRLVDGYLNYSNGLLKNRENALNKKITDTDDAMTKMNDRLDKIEARYKAQYSKMELALSKLQTQGSYISGIS, encoded by the coding sequence ATGGCATCAACTGTTTCCCTAAGCGGATACGCTTCGGGCATCGACACCGCGTCAATCATTAAGCAATTGATGGCGGTCGAGAGCAAGCCGCTCAGCAAGCTGAATGCGAAGAAAACCGCTTACCAAGCGCAGTTGACGGTTTATTCCGATATTCGCACTAAGCTGTCGGCCCTGAGCACCGCGGTTGAAAAACTCAATACCGCCCGCGAATTCAAGAAAACCACCGTCAATTCCACCGATGTCGACGACGAGCATTTCACCGTTACCGCCAGCAGCTCCGCCGAAGCCACGACGCACACCGTAAAGGTGAAGAGCCTGGCCCGCGCCAGCAAGGATATCAGCCAGGGGTTCGCCGCCACGACCTCGACGATCGCCGGCGGCACCTTGAAAATCCGCACCGGCGAGGACGGCGAGTGGACCAGCATCACCATCGACAGCAGCAACAACACGCTGGAAGGCCTGCGCAGCGCGATCAATTCCTCGGGCGCCGATGTCACCGCCTCCATCATGAATGACGGCGACGCGAGCAATCCCTACCGGTTGATCATCACCTCCAAGGAGACGGGAACGGCCAACGCCGTGGAGATCGACACCTCCGGATTGAGCGGCACGGATCCGGTGATGTCGTTTTCCATTTCCCAAACCGCGCGCGACGCCCAGGTGGAGTTCGACGGCGTCACCATCACCAACAGCGAAAACAAGATCGAAAACCTGGTGTCCGGCATCACCATCGAATTGAAAAAGATCGATACCGACAACGAATACTCGGTCGAGGTGTCGACCAATATCGACGGAATCAAGGAGAACATCCAGGATTTCGTCAATAAATACAACGACGTGATCAAACTGTTGGACGACAAAACCAAAGCCGACAGCTCCGGGATCGATTCCGCCCTGACGCAAATCAAACGTCAACTTCGCACGTTGATTTCTTCCCAGGTCGTGACCAGCGGCGAATTCACCAACATGTCCCAATTCGGGATTTCCACCGATTCCACGGGACAATTGAGCATCGACGATGAAGAATTGACCGACGCCCTGACCGATCATTTCGACTCGGTGATGAACGTCATGGCGGCCAACGGCAGCACCACCAATGCCAGCGTGCGCTATTCCAGCAGTCGCGCGGCGACACAGGCTGGAACCTATGCTGTCCAGATCACCGGCGTCGGCTCCAACCTGGCCGGGACGATCGGCGGGTATTCGGCCCACAAATCGGGCACCAACATGCTGGTCGGCGACACCGGCACGCCCGTCGAAGGGCTGGCGGTTTACTTCACCGGCAGCTCGACCGGCTCCTATGGGTCCGTCACTTTCAGCGCGGGCATCATGGAGAAATTCGACCGGCTGGTGGACGGCTACCTGAACTATTCCAACGGTTTACTGAAAAACCGGGAAAACGCGCTCAACAAGAAAATCACCGATACCGACGACGCGATGACCAAGATGAACGACCGCTTGGACAAAATCGAAGCACGTTACAAGGCACAATATTCCAAGATGGAACTGGCACTGAGCAAGTTGCAGACCCAGGGTTCTTACATCTCCGGGATCAGCTAG